In one Fusarium keratoplasticum isolate Fu6.1 chromosome 5, whole genome shotgun sequence genomic region, the following are encoded:
- a CDS encoding 60S ribosomal protein L22 yields the protein MAPQAKKSGKAQKQTKKYIIDASQPASDKIFDVAAFEKFLQDRIKVEGRTNNLGDNVVVQQQGEGKIEVIAHNDLSGRYLKYLTKKFLKKQQLRDWLRVVSTSRGVYELKFFNVVNDEADEDDE from the exons ATGGCTCCTCAGGCA AAGAAGTCGGGCAAGGCCCAGAAGCAGACCAAGAAG TACATCATTGATGCTTCTCAGCCCGCCAGCGACAAGATCTTCGACGTCGCCGCCTTCGAGAAGTTCCTCCAGGACCgcatcaaggttgagggcCGCACCAACAACCTTGGCGACAACGTCGTTGTCCAGCAGCAAGGTGAGGGCAAGATCGAGGTCATTGCCCACAACGACCTCTCTGGCCGCTACCTCAAGTACCT GACCAAGaagttcctcaagaagcagcagctccGTGACTGGCTCCGCGTCGTCTCCACCTCGCGGGGTGTCTACGAGCTCAAGTTCTTCAACGTCGTCAACGACGAGGctgacgaggacgacgagtaA